A window from Prinia subflava isolate CZ2003 ecotype Zambia chromosome Z, Cam_Psub_1.2, whole genome shotgun sequence encodes these proteins:
- the GCNT4 gene encoding beta-1,3-galactosyl-O-glycosyl-glycoprotein beta-1,6-N-acetylglucosaminyltransferase 4 isoform X3: MLKSRGFTPRLTPSGPGSAAARPSARLGSRDSRAQDKEPGPGLVPAPALSYRQVEPAVAFGKLFGRSAPEGQPWGSGCRVRRRGGVEAAGSSRSQVPAGTSPSPPTRPPPPARQVSGRAAALLFFLHVTEENAVPHAHRTPRAHTSAPRSRAGRQPGTAAIRPGECAFGGRVPGQRGALARRAKPELGGEWQQLPSSSREARSWAGGGGKGGSVSAGAQRGGAARGRERRAGRGAGGGRSRRTRVGNDAAGELR, from the coding sequence ATGCTAAAAAGCAGAGGCTTTACTCCGCGCCTCACGCCCAGCGGCCCCGGGAGCGCAGCAGCCCGTCCCTCTGCACGGCTCGGCTCTCGGGACAGCCGAGCACAGGACAAGGAGCCTGGGCCGGGGCTcgtcccagccccagccctgtcctaCCGCCAGGTCGAGCCGGCCGTAGCGTTTGGGAAGCTCTTCGGCCGCTCCGCCCCCGAGGGGCAGCCGTGGGGAAGCGGCTGCCGCGTCCGCCGGAGGGGCGGCGTGGAGGCGGCGGGTTCCTCCCGCTCCCAGGTGCCGGCGGGGACCTCGCCGTCACCTCCCactcgtcctcctcctcctgcccgcCAGGTTtcggggcgggcggcggcccttctttttttcctccacgTCACGGAGGAAAATGCTGTGCCGCACGCACATCGCACGCCCCGCGCACACACGAGCGCCCCTCGGAGCCGAGCAGGGCGCCAGCCCGGGACGGCGGCGATCCGCCCGGGTGAGTGCGCGTTCGGCGGGCGCGTCCCGGGACAGCGAGGGGCCCTGGCCCGCCGAGCTAAACCCGAACTTGGCGGggagtggcagcagctgccgtCCTCCTCCCGAGAGGCGCGGAGttgggcaggaggaggaggaaagggcgGATCTGTCTCCGCGGGAGCGCAGCGGGGCGGCGCTGCGCGGGGGCGagagcgccgggccgggcgcggcgcCGGAGGCGGCCGGAGCAGGAGGACCAGGGTCGGTAACGATGCTGCGGGAGAGCTCCGGTAA
- the GCNT4 gene encoding beta-1,3-galactosyl-O-glycosyl-glycoprotein beta-1,6-N-acetylglucosaminyltransferase 4 isoform X2 codes for MLKSRGFTPRLTPSGPGSAAARPSARLGSRDSRAQDKEPGPGLVPAPALSYRQVEPAVAFGKLFGRSAPEGQPWGSGCRVRRRGGVEAAGSSRSQVPAGTSPSPPTRPPPPARQVSGRAAALLFFLHVTEENAVPHAHRTPRAHTSAPRSRAGRQPGTAAIRPGECAFGGRVPGQRGALARRAKPELGGEWQQLPSSSREARSWAGGGGKGGSVSAGAQRGGAARGRERRAGRGAGGGRSRRTRVGNDAAGELRNNVTPATSVCPTSHTFEALMLVEAAVAGWSRHQDFAHRAGCTHTDVLGQSILKRGRDHSRVQENEEKQVVPQMSLTKEDFDSVCYWVADCTAEALPCRKTLFSL; via the exons ATGCTAAAAAGCAGAGGCTTTACTCCGCGCCTCACGCCCAGCGGCCCCGGGAGCGCAGCAGCCCGTCCCTCTGCACGGCTCGGCTCTCGGGACAGCCGAGCACAGGACAAGGAGCCTGGGCCGGGGCTcgtcccagccccagccctgtcctaCCGCCAGGTCGAGCCGGCCGTAGCGTTTGGGAAGCTCTTCGGCCGCTCCGCCCCCGAGGGGCAGCCGTGGGGAAGCGGCTGCCGCGTCCGCCGGAGGGGCGGCGTGGAGGCGGCGGGTTCCTCCCGCTCCCAGGTGCCGGCGGGGACCTCGCCGTCACCTCCCactcgtcctcctcctcctgcccgcCAGGTTtcggggcgggcggcggcccttctttttttcctccacgTCACGGAGGAAAATGCTGTGCCGCACGCACATCGCACGCCCCGCGCACACACGAGCGCCCCTCGGAGCCGAGCAGGGCGCCAGCCCGGGACGGCGGCGATCCGCCCGGGTGAGTGCGCGTTCGGCGGGCGCGTCCCGGGACAGCGAGGGGCCCTGGCCCGCCGAGCTAAACCCGAACTTGGCGGggagtggcagcagctgccgtCCTCCTCCCGAGAGGCGCGGAGttgggcaggaggaggaggaaagggcgGATCTGTCTCCGCGGGAGCGCAGCGGGGCGGCGCTGCGCGGGGGCGagagcgccgggccgggcgcggcgcCGGAGGCGGCCGGAGCAGGAGGACCAGGGTCGGTAACGATGCTGCGGGAGAGCTCCG AAACAATGTCACCCCAGCTACTTCTGTGTGTCCGACTTCGCACACATTTGAAGCGCTGATGCTGGTggaggctgcagtggcaggatGGAGCAGACACCAGGACTTTGCCCACCGAGCTGGCTGTACCCACACTGATGTCCTGGGACAGAGCATCCTGAAGAGGGGAAGAGACCACAGCAGAGTGCAGGAG AATGAAGAGAAGCAAGTGGTCCCACAAATGTCCCTCACGAAGGAAGATTTTGATTCTGTGTGTTACTGGGTGGCTGATTGCACTGCTGAAGCTCTTCCATGTCGAAAGacacttttttccctctaa
- the GCNT4 gene encoding beta-1,3-galactosyl-O-glycosyl-glycoprotein beta-1,6-N-acetylglucosaminyltransferase 4 isoform X1 codes for MKRSKWSHKCPSRRKILILCVTGWLIALLKLFHVERHFFPSKGIYLVEHFLSTSSYVRNRYSYPRNEFQYEINCSSIYEQDPHEIGKSLEIRRKEIVDLADEDVVAMTSDCHVYHSLRKYHLKPVSPEEESFPIAYSLVVHKDAAMVERLIHSLYSRQNIYCIHYDQKAAKSFKSALNNLAKCFPNIFIASKLETVDYAHISRLQADFNCLSDLMDSPVAWKYVINLCGQDFPLRSNFELVAELKKLGGGNMLETSKPSSSKRERFTYHYELMKVPYEYMQMPVKTNISKNPPPHDIEIFVGSAYFVLSREFIQYALESSLAKDFFEWSRDTYSPDEHFWATLVRVPGVPGEVPRSSQDVTDLQSKTRLVKWNYLEDYLYPPCTGTHLRSVCIYGAGELRWLLNYGHWFANKIDSKVDPVLVKCLAEKVAEQQKEWVHLSSDEYFLHLSSTNALT; via the coding sequence ATGAAGAGAAGCAAGTGGTCCCACAAATGTCCCTCACGAAGGAAGATTTTGATTCTGTGTGTTACTGGGTGGCTGATTGCACTGCTGAAGCTCTTCCATGTCGAAAGacacttttttccctctaaagGCATCTACTTAGTTGAGCACTTCTTGAGCACTTCTTCTTATGTTAGAAACAGATATTCATACCCTAGAAATGAGTTCCAATATGAAATTAATTGTTCATCTATATATGAACAGGATCCTCATGAAATTGGCAAGAGTTTAGAgataagaagaaaagaaatagttgATTTAGCTGATGAAGATGTTGTAGCAATGACAAGTGACTGTCACGTGTATCATTCACTTAGGAAATACCACCTAAAACCTGTTTCTCCAGAGGAGGAGAGTTTTCCAATTGCCTATTCTTTGGTTGTTCACAAAGATGCAGCAATGGTGGAAAGGCTCATACATTCGTTGTACAGTCGTCAAAATATTTACTGCATCCACTATGaccaaaaagcagcaaaaagttTCAAATCTGCTTTGAACAATCTAGCTAAATGtttcccaaatattttcattgcatCAAAATTGGAGACAGTGGACTACGCACATATTTCACGCCTGCAAGCAGATTTCAATTGTTTGTCTGATTTGATGGACTCTCCAGTTGCTTGGAAGTATGTTATCAATTTGTGTGGCCAAGATTTCCCTTTGAGATCAAATTTCGAGTTGGTTGCTGAACTGAAGAAACTTGGTGGAGGAAACATGCTTGAAACTTCAAAGCCAAGCAGtagcaaaagagaaagatttaCTTATCACTATGAACTTATGAAAGTGCCTTATGAATACATGCAGATGCCTGTAAAAACCAACATTTCCAAGAATCCGCCACCTCATGATATTGAGATATTTGTAGGCAGTGCCTATTTTGTTTTAAGCCGAGAATTTATCCAATATGCCCTTGAAAGCTCACttgcaaaagatttttttgagtGGTCAAGGGACACTTACTCTCCAGATGAACATTTCTGGGCCACTCTTGTACGTGTCCCCGGGGTCCCTGGGGAAGTTCCGAGGTCATCCCAGGATGTGACAGACTTGCAGAGCAAAACTCGCCTGGTGAAGTGGAATTATCTCGAGGACTatctgtatcctccctgcactGGCACCCACCTCCGCAGTGTCTGCATCTACGGGGCTGGAGAACTGAGGTGGCTTCTGAATTACGGGCACTGGTTCGCCAACAAGATTGACTCCAAAGTGGATCCTGTCCTGGTGAAATGCTTGGCAGAAAaggtggcagagcagcagaaggagtGGGTACACTTGTCCTCTGATGAATACTTCCTGCACTTAAGTTCTACGAATGCCTTGACGTAG